In one window of Juglans regia cultivar Chandler chromosome 3, Walnut 2.0, whole genome shotgun sequence DNA:
- the LOC118348004 gene encoding MDIS1-interacting receptor like kinase 2-like, with translation MATTSLSISIPILAIWAIWILLCRKCLDNALQQLVVAASGSSHALQLKQAKALQETGWWPSTTHAQASSNYSSACHWDGITCNAGGSITTIDRFDQGLRGQLIKLKFSFFPNLVSLDLRWNSLTGCIPLEIGILKNLVYLRLSFNMLVGPIPSTLGHLTNLNTLGLSRNKINGFIPPGIGMLKNLTFLYLFSNMLVGPIPSTLGHLINLEYLDLHQNKINGFIPPEIGMLKNLTSLNLSLKMLVGPIPSTLGHLTNLEYLDLHQNKINGSIPPKIGMLKNLISLYLSSNMLVGPIPSTLGIKSMDPFPL, from the exons atggCAACAACCTCCCTTTCTATTTCCATACCGATACTAGCGATATGGGCTATCTGGATCTTATTATGCAGAAAGTGTTTGGATAATGCACTTCAGCAGCTTGTTGTTGCTGCATCTGGGTCATCTCATGCCCTTCAACTTAAACAAGCCAAGGCTTTGCAGGAGACTGGGTGGTGGCCGTCCACTACTCATGCCCAAGCCAGTAGTAATTATTCAAGTGCATGCCACTGGGATGGTATTACTTGCAATGCTGGTGGAAGCATCACAACCATCGATAGATTTGATCAAGGTTTGAGAGGTCAGTTGATCAAACTCAAATTCTCTTTCTTCCCAAATTTAGTCAGTCTTGATCTTCGTTGGAACTCCCTTACGGGGTGTATCCCACTTGAGATAGGGATCCTAAAGAACTTGGTCTATTTAAGACTTAGTTTCAACATGCTTGTCGGTCCAATCCCTTCCACTCTGGGCCATTTAACTAATTTGAACACTTTAGGCCTTAGTCGGAATAAAATCAATGGATTCATTCCCCCTGGGATAGGGATGCTGAAAAATCTGACCTTTTTATACCTTTTTTCCAACATGCTCGTCGGTCCAATCCCTTCCACTTTGGGTCATTTGATTAATTTGGAATATTTAGACCTTCATCAGAACAAAATCAATGGATTCATTCCTCCCGAGATAGGGATGCTGAAAAATCTAACATCTTTAaacctttctttgaagatgCTCGTCGGTCCAATCCCTTCCACTCTGGGTCATTTAACTAATTTGGAATATTTAGACCTTCATCAGAACAAAATCAATGGATCCATTCCCCCCAAGATAGGGATGCTGAAAAATCTAATCTCTTTATACCTTTCTTCGAACATGCTCGTTGGTCCAATCCCTTCCACTCTGG GAATAAAATCAATGGATCCATTCCCCCTGTAA
- the LOC108997601 gene encoding MDIS1-interacting receptor like kinase 2-like, protein MLKDLSYLNLSHNFISGKILIALWMIAPLLTLDLSYNNLTGNIPSSLTSIDRLDLSHNSLEGQIPNGYDLYHTSHTLKGKKSIITEIKTFVPISIFLGFLFGGCIFLSRCVFKKNQIESKGSKNGNIFSIWNYDGHIAYEDIIEATEDFDIRYCIGTGGYGSVYRAELPSGNVVALKKLHQREAENLGFYKSFINEVRVLTEIRHRNIVKLHGFCVHKGCKFLIYEYMERGSLFCVLRNVDEAMELDWSKRVNIIKGTAHALSYMHHECIPTIVHRDISSNNILLNSDFQALISDFGTAKLLDPNSSNQTLVAGTYGYIAPEFAYTMTVTEKCDVYSFGVVALEVLMGRHPGELLSSLSSSSQNMMLNEILDQRLPPPNRLIGQEILLVATIAFACLHTQPKSRPLMKCVSQEFLSPRKPNVIPLTRISLLQLRKQASYVAGSGFAYC, encoded by the exons ATGCTTAAAGATTTGAGCTACCTTAACCTTAGCCATAACTTTATTAGTGGAAAAATACTTATTGCACTTTGGATGATTGCCCCTCTATTGACCTTGGATCTTAGCTACAATAATCTTACAGGCAACATTCCGTCTTCTCTCACTAGTATTGATAGACTCGACTTATCACATAATTCTTTGGAGGGTCAAATTCCAAACGGTTATGATCTGTATCATACATCTCACACATTAAAAGgtaaaaaatcaatcataaccGAAATAAAAACTTTTGTACCCATCAGCATTTTCCTCGGATTCCTGTTTGGGGGGTGTATTTTCTTGTCCCGTTGCGTGTTCAAAAAAAACCAGATTGAGTCTAAGGGATCAAAGAATGGAAACATATTCTCGATATGGAATTATGACGGACATATTGCATATGAAGACATTATTGAAGCAACTGAGGATTTTGATATCAGATATTGCATTGGAACTGGTGGTTATGGTAGCGTTTACAGAGCAGAATTACCAAGCGGAAATGTGGTTGCCTTAAAGAAACTTCATCAGAGAGAGGCTGAGAATCTAGGTTTCTATAAGAGTTTTATAAATGAGGTGAGGGTGTTAACAGAGATAAGACATCGAAATATTGTGAAGCTGCATGGGTTCTGTGTACATAAAGGAtgcaaatttttaatttatgagtaCATGGAAAGGGGAAGCCTATTTTGTGTCCTAAGAAATGTTGATGAAGCTATGGAACTGGATTGGAGCAAGAGGGTAAACATCATCAAAGGCACAGCACACGCCTTATCATACATGCATCATGAATGCATCCCAACAATTGTTCATAGAGATATATCATCCAACAACATTTTGCTAAACTCTGATTTCCAAGCTTTAATCTCTGACTTTGGAACTGCTAAACTCCTTGATCCGAACTCTTCCAATCAAACATTGGTTGCTGGCACTTATGGTTACATTGCCCCAG AGTTTGCCTACACGATGACAGTTACTGAAAAATGCGATGTATATAGCTTTGGAGTGGTGGCACTAGAAGTATTAATGGGAAGGCATCCAGGAGAACTCCTAtcctcattatcatcatcatctcaaaatatgATGCTAAATGAAATATTAGACCAACGCCTACCACCTCCAAATCGTCTAATTGGACAAGAGATTTTGCTTGTTGCTACAATAGCCTTTGCATGCCTGCACACTCAGCCAAAGTCTCGGCCTTTAATGAAATGTGTGTCACAAGAATTTCTCTCTCCCAGGAAGCCGAATGTCATACCCTTGACTAGGATTTCACTCCTGCAACTGAGGAAACAAGCATCATATGTGGCTGGATCAGGATTTGCTTATTGTTAG
- the LOC108997602 gene encoding MDIS1-interacting receptor like kinase 2-like: MLVGSIPFIRDNLTNLQTLDLSVNYLTGSIPVALGYLTYPSSLDLSYNNLRCHIPPSLTYIHRLNLSHNSLKGRIPNDYALYHNFDTLIGNWDLCGQFKIFPPCSESKKSIITKIEIFAPITIFLGFLVIGRILLSHCVFKKNQIEPRGSKNGNIFSIWNYDGHIAYEDIIEVTEDFDIRYCIGIGGYGSIYKAELPSGNVVALKKLHQREAENPIFYRSFINEVRVLTEIRHRNIVKLHGFCVHKARRFLIYEYMEMGSLFCVLRNVYDAMELDWSKRVNIIKGTAHALSYMHHECIPAIVHRDISSNNILLNSDFQALISDFGTAKLLDPDSSNQTLVASTYGYIAPVTEKCDVYSFGVVVVEVLMGRHPGELLSLLSSSSSSQNMMLNEILDQRPPPPNRLVAQDILLIATIAFACLHTQPKSRPTMKCVSQEFLSRKKPNAIPLSTVSLLQLKKQAAYVAGLGFAYC; this comes from the exons ATGCTCGTCGGTTCAATCCCTTTCATCAGGGATAATTTGACTAATTTGCAAACTTTAGACCTTAGCGTAAACTATTTAACTGGAAGCATTCCAGTTGCACTTGGGTATCTTACCTATCCCTCGAGTTTGGACCTTAGCTACAATAATCTTAGGTGCCATATCCCCCCTTCTCTCACTTATATTCATAGACTCAACTTGTCACACAATTCTTTGAAGGGTCGAATTCCAAACGATTATGCTTTGTATCATAACTTTGACACATTAATTGGCAACTGGGATTTATGTGGTCAGTTCAAGATTTTTCCTCCATGTTCCGAAAgcaaaaaatcaatcataaccaaaatagaaatttttgCACCAATCACCATTTTCCTCGGATTCCTGGTTATTGGGCGTATTCTCTTATCTCATTGTGTGTTCAAGAAAAACCAGATTGAGCCTAGGGGATCAAAGAATGGAAACATATTCTCGATATGGAATTATGATGGACATATTGCATATGAAGACATTATTGAAGTAACCGAGGATTTTGACATCAGATATTGCATTGGAATCGGTGGTTATGGTAGCATTTACAAAGCAGAGTTACCAAGCGGAAATGTGGTAGCCTTAAAGAAACTTCATCAGAGAGAGGCTGAGAATCCAATTTTCTATAGGAGTTTTATAAATGAGGTGAGGGTATTAACAGAGATTCGACATCGAAATATTGTGAAGCTGCATGGATTCTGTGTACATAAAGCACgcagatttttaatttatgagtaCATGGAAATGGGAAGCCTATTTTGTGTCCTAAGAAATGTTTATGACGCTATGGAACTGGATTGGAGCAAGAGGGTAAACATCATCAAAGGCACAGCACACGCCTTATCTTACATGCATCATGAATGCATCCCAGCAATTGTTCATAGAGATATATCATCCAACAACATTTTGCTGAACTCCGATTTCCAAGCTTTAATCTCTGACTTTGGAACTGCTAAACTCCTTGATCCCGACTCCTCCAACCAAACATTGGTTGCTAGCACTTATGGTTACATTGCTCCAG TTACTGAAAAATGTGATGTATATAGCTTCGGAGTGGTGGTTGTAGAAGTATTAATGGGAAGGCATCCAGGAGAACTCTTGtccttattatcatcatcatcatcatctcaaaatatgATGCTAAATGAAATATTAGACCAACGCCCGCCACCTCCAAATCGTCTAGTTGCACAGGACATTTTGCTTATTGCTACAATAGCATTTGCATGCCTTCACACTCAACCAAAGTCTCGGCCTACAATGAAATGTGTGTCACAAGAATTTCTCTCCCGCAAGAAGCCGAATGCCATACCCCTGTCTACGGTTTCACTCTTGCAACTGAAGAAACAAGCAGCATATGTGGCTGGATTAGGATTTGCTTATTGTTAG